Proteins from a genomic interval of Sphingobacterium sp. SYP-B4668:
- a CDS encoding TonB-dependent receptor, with protein MKKVLLLTLVLYLCTPSLLLAQGLLKGSIKNNATNEDAYAISVRIKNGSDGTYTDDRGRFQLKTSQTLPITLLISSIGFEPQEVSIESFSIPVEIRLEPARILGQEVVVSASRTVQNKLSSPVTIEQISAKDIVNSPQLNYMDMMQGLKGVDVTVSSLGFTSVTTRGFNTSGNTNFTQIVDGMDNQAPGLNFPLGTAIGLTQLDVDNIELLSGASSALYGSRGLNGTMVMTGKDPFKYQGISVLVTQGINHVNNKKHNDPVSPSPYYDWTIRFAKKINDKVAFKINTQYTQAKDWVANDASNKNGPGDHLTDPNYNGVNFYGGSTSVDISPFLQAALAGNPDLAPIIDPLLTKSNYVARTGYPEYGYLDNGAKLFKVNGELRYKLGSNIEAIASGTFGTGNIVYTNDTRYQLKGFKVGQYRLEIKSDNWFVRAYTTQENSGRTLVSGPTAQYINESWKTSYDGATGGWYPEYTYELINSLAGGAALNDAHLAARAFADQGRAELGTPLFNRLKDSITNTPISEGGTLFLDRSKLYNSEAQYNFSDQIKFMTLIAGVNWRLYHLDSKNTLFPDKEKPINVNEYSAYVQLGKKVADERLNLAASFRYDKNTLFSSPKVTSRASLVFEAMSENYIRLSYQNAYSFPSNIQALQNTLNGYNSYSSGGSSLLLNDNYQFDKYPPYVYESVLKFQQTGDPGVLEKFKYDDIKPQSVNAFELGYAALLGNRVILDVLGYFSTWKNFIGYANVANTPGTDDVNAFKDHSTYIQYNIAFNGGETVNTYGYAASLSMDMGLNFLGKVNYYSDYLKNKNDSQINNFNTPNYHVNFEFGNSGFGKKQVWSFNTSLRYKPGYHYVVSGGLASGEVPSSAVIDAQISYKLIKARSGIRIGGTNITNKYYSTGIANPRIGAVYYVTYAYNIF; from the coding sequence ATGAAAAAGGTCCTTCTACTCACACTAGTCCTTTATCTCTGTACCCCAAGTTTGCTCTTGGCACAGGGTTTACTCAAAGGCAGCATTAAGAACAACGCTACCAATGAGGATGCATATGCCATCTCTGTCCGTATAAAAAATGGTTCAGACGGCACCTATACAGATGATCGCGGAAGGTTTCAATTAAAAACATCCCAAACACTTCCCATCACGTTATTAATTTCGTCTATAGGTTTTGAACCGCAAGAGGTTTCTATAGAAAGCTTTTCAATACCTGTTGAAATCCGTTTAGAGCCAGCCCGCATCTTAGGGCAGGAGGTAGTAGTTTCTGCAAGTCGAACGGTTCAAAACAAACTTTCTTCTCCCGTGACTATAGAACAGATTAGTGCAAAGGACATTGTAAATTCTCCTCAACTTAATTATATGGACATGATGCAGGGACTCAAGGGTGTGGATGTGACGGTATCTAGTCTAGGGTTTACGAGTGTGACTACGAGAGGTTTCAATACTAGTGGCAATACCAATTTCACTCAAATCGTAGACGGCATGGATAATCAGGCTCCTGGCCTAAACTTTCCTCTCGGTACGGCAATTGGCTTAACCCAACTAGATGTGGACAATATCGAACTATTATCTGGGGCTTCTTCAGCACTATACGGTTCACGAGGCTTGAATGGTACAATGGTCATGACTGGAAAGGACCCTTTCAAATATCAAGGAATAAGTGTGCTAGTGACCCAAGGTATCAACCACGTCAACAATAAGAAACACAACGATCCTGTATCGCCTTCTCCTTATTACGATTGGACAATTCGTTTCGCCAAGAAAATCAATGACAAAGTTGCCTTCAAAATCAACACCCAATATACACAGGCAAAGGACTGGGTAGCCAATGATGCAAGCAATAAAAATGGACCTGGAGACCACCTCACAGACCCTAATTACAATGGCGTGAATTTTTACGGAGGTTCTACTTCTGTTGACATATCTCCCTTTTTACAAGCTGCCCTTGCTGGAAATCCCGATCTCGCTCCTATCATCGATCCACTACTTACTAAATCCAACTATGTAGCACGCACAGGCTATCCCGAATATGGATATTTGGACAATGGCGCAAAGCTCTTTAAGGTCAATGGCGAATTGCGTTATAAACTAGGCTCCAATATTGAAGCTATTGCGTCTGGGACATTCGGAACCGGAAATATCGTGTATACCAATGACACTCGATATCAATTAAAAGGTTTTAAAGTAGGACAATATCGATTGGAGATCAAAAGCGACAACTGGTTCGTCCGGGCCTATACCACCCAAGAGAATTCGGGGCGTACGCTGGTGTCCGGACCTACAGCACAGTACATCAACGAATCTTGGAAAACCAGCTATGACGGCGCCACTGGCGGATGGTATCCTGAATACACTTACGAATTAATCAATTCTCTTGCTGGAGGTGCAGCCTTGAACGATGCTCATCTTGCAGCTCGAGCATTTGCTGATCAAGGACGGGCGGAGTTAGGCACACCACTCTTCAACAGATTGAAGGATAGCATTACCAATACTCCGATTTCCGAAGGTGGTACGCTCTTTTTGGATCGTAGCAAATTGTACAATTCCGAAGCACAATATAACTTTAGCGACCAGATTAAGTTCATGACCTTAATTGCGGGAGTAAATTGGCGTCTATACCATTTAGACAGTAAAAACACCTTATTCCCAGATAAAGAGAAGCCCATCAATGTCAATGAGTACAGCGCATATGTGCAATTGGGTAAGAAAGTCGCCGATGAACGATTGAATCTTGCTGCATCCTTCCGATATGATAAAAACACCTTATTTTCGTCTCCGAAAGTGACCTCGCGGGCATCTCTGGTATTTGAAGCTATGAGCGAAAACTATATTCGCCTATCTTACCAAAACGCGTATAGCTTTCCATCTAATATTCAAGCCTTACAAAATACACTCAATGGTTACAACAGCTATTCTTCTGGCGGCTCTTCCTTACTACTCAACGACAACTATCAATTTGACAAATACCCTCCTTATGTATACGAGAGCGTCCTCAAATTTCAACAAACAGGAGACCCTGGAGTTCTTGAAAAATTCAAATATGACGACATCAAACCTCAGTCAGTCAATGCATTTGAGTTAGGCTATGCCGCGCTTTTGGGTAATCGAGTGATACTTGATGTGTTGGGATATTTCTCTACTTGGAAAAATTTTATTGGATATGCCAATGTAGCTAATACACCAGGTACCGATGACGTTAATGCTTTTAAAGACCACAGCACTTATATACAATACAATATTGCGTTTAATGGGGGTGAGACTGTCAACACTTATGGTTATGCTGCCAGCCTAAGTATGGACATGGGTCTCAACTTTTTGGGAAAAGTCAATTATTACTCTGATTACCTCAAGAACAAGAACGATAGCCAAATCAACAACTTCAACACCCCCAATTACCATGTCAACTTTGAGTTTGGCAATAGTGGCTTTGGCAAAAAGCAGGTGTGGTCATTTAATACCAGCCTCCGCTATAAACCAGGTTATCACTACGTAGTCTCTGGGGGATTGGCGTCGGGCGAAGTCCCTAGCTCGGCCGTCATTGATGCTCAGATCAGTTACAAACTAATCAAGGCACGCTCAGGGATACGCATCGGTGGCACCAACATTACCAACAAATACTATTCGACAGGTATAGCCAATCCACGGATTGGTGCTGTTTACTATGTTACTTATGCATACAATATATTTTAA